The genomic segment CTGCGACCTGTAGGGAAGGTCGTTGTCCTCGTTCAGGGGAAGGGCGTCCATGTCGCCCCGAAGGGCCACGCACTTTCCGGGCTTTCCCCCCCGGAGGTCGGCCGCCACGCCGCACTCCGTGCCGTCGAAGCCGACCTTCACGATATCGCATCCTATGGCTTTAAGGGCTTCCACCACAGTTTTGGTGGTTTCGACCTCCTGCCACGCGATCTCGGGGTGGGTGTGAAAATGATGCCTGTGGGCCATGGTTTCGTTTTTTGACGATGCCGCAAGCGCCTTGATCTTTTCGAGCATTGAAAAGGTCACCTCGTTCACTCAAAGTTAGTCTGCCGAAAATACAAAATACACACTACCACCCTTTCCGGGGGAAATCAAGGGACTATTGTCTTCCCCAGGAGAAGGGGCTTTTGCTGTGGAATCCGGTATTGAGAGGCATGGCCGCCGTTTTCTGAAGGGACAAAATTGCTGTTAAGTCAAGCAAGTATTTTTATAGATAATAACAAAACATTTCACTTTTATGAAAATAAGCAGGAATTGCCGAAATGATGTTTCCGAATGAAACATTGCTTCCGTGGCGCCTTCCGGGCTCTCATGTGCGGGGTTTTCTTCCCTGTGATATAGTATCGCCATGAAGGGGTTTCTGCGCCCCTGTCCATCCCGTTGCCGAAAAAAAGAAAAATGGTGAGCCCGGAGCCGCCGGGATTTTTCGTGGGTGTTCCCGGCAGAGGAGGAAGAAGGGTGAAACGAACGGGATGCGCTGGTCTTGATCTTCGTTTTGCGGGAGCCTGCTTCGGGCTTTCTTCCCCCGACGGGCAGCGGCATCTTGGTGAGGCCGTCCTCGGGAGCCTGACGAGGAAGGGCGGCGCCGTGGTGCTGAACGTGGCGTCGGAAGGTAGCACGGACACGATTTCCTTCAATGTGCGTGTTGAAAAGTCCGGGGGGGGGAGACATTCCCCGCTCTATCCTCACTTTCGAACGAATCGCCGACGACGACTGCAAGGCCCTCCTCAACGGCGCGGATCCCGTCTTCGGCCTGGAGAAGGATATGGACTCTCGGGACGGTACACTCTCTCGGCGGCCGACAGGGTCCGCCTGGGAAAAACAGCGGCGGTAAATTCGGAGAGATGCAGGCCGCGGGGTTTCCCCGCACTGCCTGCGGCAGGTCCCGCTCTTTTTCGGCGGATGAATTTTGACAGGAGGTTTTAGTACGTGAAAATCGCAGTGCTGATCAAGCAGGTTCCCGATTCCGACGACGTGCGCATGGATCCCGAGACGGGGACCATGGTGCGGGAAGGGATGGGAGCCATCGTCAACCCTCTCGACCTGAACGCCCTCCAGGCCGCCCTCGATCTCCGGTCGTCGGCGGGCGGGGAGGTCACGGTGTTCACCATGGGGCCTCCCCGGGCCGATGAAGCCCTCAGGGAGTGCCTCTCCATGGGGGCCGACAGGGGAGTGCTCCTCACCGACCGAGCCTTCGCGGGCAGCGATACCTGGGCCACCGCCAAGGTGCTTGCCGCGGCGGTGAAGAAAGCCGGGCCCTTCGACCTCGTCCTCGCGGGCGAGAAGGCCACCGACGGCGAGACGGGGCAGGTGGGCCCGGAGACGGCGGCGCTGCTGGGCATTCCCTTCAGCACCTACGTGAGTGCCGTCTCCCTTGCCGGCGGGGGAGTGGAGGTCGCCCGGACGGTGGAGGAGGGGATCCAGAGACAGTACCTGCCATTCCCCTGCCTGCTCACGGTCCTCCACGCACTGAACGAGCCTTCCATGCCCACCCTTGCGGGAAAGAAGCGGGCCAGGCGGACGGAGATTCCCCTTGAGGGGATAGCCTCCATAGGGCTCTCTCCGGAAGAAACGGGGCTCGGGGGGTCGGCCACCCGGGTGGTGAAGATCTCCTACCCGACCATATCGAGAACGACGGAAATGTTCGACGAGAAGCGGATCGACGAGGGCATCGAGCGCCTCGTGGCCGTCCTCCGGGACATGGCGGTCATTTAGGGGGAACGGCAGATGACGGAAAAACAGTTTTTCGTTCTCGGAGAGGTCCGGGACGGCCATATCCATTCCGTGACCTTCGAGCTGACGGGAAAAGCCGGGGATCTGGCGGATACCTGCGGCGGCACGGTGACGACGGTACTTCTTTCCGGCGGTCTCGCCGACGATCCGGAGGCCCTTCTCCGGGGCGGCGCGGACCGAGTGATGACGGTGGAGCACCCTTCCCTGTCCATGTTCAACCAGGAGGCGGAAGTGAAGGTGCTGGCCCATCTCCTGCGGCAGGAGGCCCCGGACGTGGTCCTCGCCCCTGCCACCACGTCGGGGCGGACCACCATGCCCGCCCTGGCCGCAGAGCTGGAGACGGGGCTGACCGCCGACTGCACAGGGCTGGAGATGGACCGGGAGACGGGACTGCTGCTCCAGACGCGGCCCGCCATCGGGGGCAACGTCATGGCCACGATCAAGACCCCCATGCGCCGTCCCCAGATGGCCACCGTCCGGCCCCGGACTTTCCGGGCTCGGGACCGGTCGAAGGCCGTGTCAAGAGGCGGAGTGGTCAGGCCGGAGATCCCTTCGGAGCTGTTCGGGTCAAGGGTGGTCAACCTCGGCTTTGAACGGGCGGAGGACGGCGGTTCCAACATCCAGGACCTCGACGTGGTGGTCTCCGGGGGCAAGGGGCTGAAGCGCCCCGAGAGCTTCCGGATGCTGGAGGAGCTGGCGGCCCTCCTCGGCGGAGGGGTGGGCGCCAGCAGGCCCGCCGTGGATGCCAAGTGGATGGGCTACCCCCACCAGGTGGGCCTCTCAGGCAAGGTGGTGGCGCCGAAGGTCTACATCGCCGCCGGCATCTCCGGAGCGGTGCAGCACCTGGCGGGAATGCAGACAGCAGGCTACGTGGTGGCGGTGAACAGGGATCCTGACGCCTCCATCTTCCGGGTGGCCGATCTCGGACTCTGCGGCGACCTGTTCGACATTCTCCCCCGGCTCACGGAGCGGATCAGGAAAGAGGTGGGCGCGGAATGACCCCGGCGAACTATTCTCCCGTGACGGAGCGGACCGTTCTGGACCTGACGGCCATAGTGGGAAAATCCAACGTGGCGGTGGACATGGAGAAGCGCATTGCCTACTCCTACGACGAAGTGCCCCGGTTCTCCTGGGACCGGGAGTATATCGCCGAGGCGGTAGTCTTCCCGGAGACCACGGAGCACGTGTCGGCTGTTCTGAAGTACGCCGACCGGCACCGCATCCCCGTGACGCCCAGGGGGGCGGGCACGGGGCTTTCCGGCGGGGCCGTGCCCTTTGCCGGGGGGATTGTCCTTTCCTTCGAGAAGATGCGGCGGATCCTCGAGCTGGACAAAAAGAACCTCACCATCACCGTGGAGCCCGGGGTGGTGACCGCCGAAATCACGAAAGCGGCCCGGCAGGAGGGGCTGCTCTACGCGGGCGACCCCTGCAGCGGCGACGCCTCGTTCATCGGCGGCAACGTGGCGGAAAACGCCGGGGGGAACAAGGTGGTGAAGTACGGCACCACGGGCAATTCCGTACTGGCCCTGGAAGCGGTGCTCCCCGACGGGACGGTCACCTGGTTCGGGGGGAAGCGCCGGAAGGACGCAACGGGGTACGACTTCGCCCATCTCATTGTGGGGTCCGAGGGGACTCTGGCGGTGGTGACGAAGATCATCCTCAAGCTCCTACCCCTGCCCGGCAAGGTGGTTGACCTCCTGGTCCCCTTCCCCGACGTGGCTTCGGCCATCGACTTCGCCCCCAGGATCCAGAGCGAGGGGAAGGTCATCCCGTCTTCCATCGAGTTCATGGACGGCAAGTCCATCCGGCTGGCGGAGCGGTTCCTCAACACGGCCCTCCCCTACGACGACGCCGGGGCTCATCTCGTCATCCAGCTCGAGGGGAACGACCCGAACGTGCTGGCGGACGACATGGAGCGCATCGGCGACTTGTGCCTGGCCCACGGGGCGCTGGAGGTCTTCGTGGCGGACAACAAGACCACCAGCGACAAACTCTGGAAAGCCCGGAAGTGCCTTGCCGAGGCCATCATGGCCTTTTACCCAAAGTACAGCCTGGAGGACCTGGTGGTGCCCACCAGCGAGATACCGAAGCTCATGACGGAGACCACCCGGCTCTGCGAAAAATACAGCATCGAGGAGGCCAACTTCGGCCACGTGGGGGACGGGAACATGCACGTGAACCTCCTCTTCCCCGAGGAGCGGCCGGACTGGCACCACATCATCGACGCCCTTCTCGACGAACTCTACGACTTCACCGCCTCCATCGGCGGGACGCTGAGCGGAGAGCACGGCATCGGCCTCAAGCGGCAGAAGTACATGTGCCGGGTCATGGACGACGCCCAGATGGAGCTTATCAGACGGGTAAAGCTCGCCTTCGACCCTAACGAAATCCTGAACCCGGGAAAGATGATTTCCTGCCCCGGAAGAGGAGAATAGCAAACGAAAGGCGCCCCGGAAACGGGGCGCCTTTTCTACTCTTCTCCCGTCCGGTTGTCCCGGATGAGGGCCGCCATCTCCTCCAGGGAGATCCGGGCCGCTCCCTCAGCCCCCTCCAGGAGGCTTTCCGCAAGTTCCCGCTTTATTCCGTGAAGGTCCACGATCTTTTCTTCCACCGTGTCCTTCGCCACGATCCGGTAGACGGTGACGGGGCGCTCCTGGCCGATGCGGTGGGCGCGGTCGGAGGCCTGGTCCTCCACGGCGGGGTTCCACCAGGGGTCCATGTGAATCACGTAGTCGGCTGCGGTAAGGTTCAGTCCCGTTCCCCCCGCCCGGAGGCTGATGAGAAAGCATTCCTTTTCTCCCGCCTGGAAGGAGGCGATCTGCCGCTCCCGCTCCCGGGACGGAGTGGAGCCGTCGAGGTAGGCGTAGGAAACCCCGAGCCCGTCGAGGTACCCCCGGATTATGGAGAGATGGTCCACGAACTGGCTGAAAACCAGGCAGCGGTGTCCCCCCGCCCTTAGTTCCTCCAGGATCTCGCCGAAGGCCTCGAGCCTGGAGGAGGGGAGTCCCCCCTTCTCCGGCAGGACGAGGGATGGGCTGCAGCAGGCCCTCCGGAGCCTCATGAGCTCGGCGAGGACCACGAACCGCTTGTCCCGTCCGTCTCCCCCGGATTCGATCTTTCCGGCCGCCTCCCTGCGGACGGCCTCGTAAACTGCCCGTTCCTCCCGGGTCATCTCCACCCTCAGGACGATCTCCGTCTTGGGCGGAAGCTCGCTGAGCACCTGGTCCTTGGTCCGCCGGAGGAGGAAGGGCCGGACGAGCTTTTTCAGCCGTGCCGCCGCCCCCTTGTTCCCGTACTTTTCGATGGGGACGGCGAAGCGCCTGGTAAAGCCGTCCAGGGAACCGAGCAGGCCGGGGTTGAGAAAGCGGAAGAGGTTCCACAACTCGCCGAGATTGTTTTCTACCGGCGTTCCCGTGGTGATGACCCGGAAATCTCCCTGGAGCTTCATGGCGGCGGCGGACCTTTTCGTGCCGCTGTTCTTGATTGCCTGGGCCTCGTCGAGGACCACGGTATGCCACCGCACCGACTCGAGGAGAGCCCCGTCGTGCTGGAGGAGACCGTAGCTGGCCGTCACCACGTCGTAGGGCTCCAAGTTCTCCAGAAGCTTCTTCCTGTCGCCGTTCCGGTACTCCTTTACCCTCAGGGAGGGAGCGAACCGGGCCGCCTCGGCCGCCCAGTTCGGACAGACCGACACGGGGGCCACCACCAGGGCGGGGCCCCCGGAGGCCCGGGAAAGGAGGGCGGCGAGGACCTGGACGGTCTTGCCGAGCCCCATGTCGTCCGCAAGGCAGGCCCCGGCTCCCCATGCTGCGAGCCTGAGCATCCACCGGAACCCGTCGGCCTGGTAGTCCCGGAGCTCACCCCGGAAGGCGGCGGGAAGGTCCGGGTTCAGCCGTTCGGCCTCCGCTGCGAGAGCGAGCCTTCTGTGCCATTCGCCGTCACCGGAGAAATCCTCCGCCCCGGATGCGAACCGTTCCACCAGAGGAGCCGAGAGGGGGGAGAACCGGAGATCGTTTCCCTTCCAGTCCCCCGAGGCCTCCAGGTCCCAGAGGCTCCTGCGGAGTTCCTCGGTGAGGGCGAGGTATTCCCCGTTTCCGAGAGGCAGAAAGCGGCTTCCTCCTCCCGAGACCAAGCGGCAGGCCTCCCGGAGGGAGACCACCGTCTCCTCGTCCACCCGGATCTCCCCCGAAAGGGCGAACCAGTCCTTCACTGACCGGACCGAAGCCCTGACGGACGAGGCGCCCGCCTTTCCTCGGATTGTCAGCCGGTCTCCCCGGGGCCATTCGATCACGGCGCGTCCCCCGAGCTCTCCGGCCTGGAGGAGAAAGTCGAGGCAGAGTTCTGGGGAATCGAGGATCCACCGGTACTCGTCGGTCTGTTCTCCTTCCCCAAGGGCGGGGCAGAGCAACCGGACCTCGTCGGCCCTCCTGATCTCCTCCTCGAGGGAACGGAGAGTCTTCAGCCTCTTCCCTCCGGACAGGCCGAACACGGCTTTCCCTCCCACCCCCGGGCGGGAGACCGGCGTTCCCGGACCGAGAGGCCGGACGTAAAAGGCTGCGGTGAAGCCATCTCCCCCCGGAGCGAGCTGAATGAAGATCCGTTCGTCCGCCGGAACGCCGGGAAGATCCCCCGGACCGTCCAGTCCGGAACTCACGGGAACAAGGGGCGCCAGGGCCTCGAGGGTCCGAAGGACTTCGGTCTTCCCTTCCGTGGGAACGGGGATCCCTTTCTCGCCCAGAATCCGGGCTATCTCCAGGTGTTTTTCCTCGAATACGACGGTACGGATCCGCTCCGGCCCTTCTTCGATCGCCACCAGCCCCTGGAAGGGACCCTCGGACGGATGGGGCGCCATGCGGAGGAGCACGCCGGACGGGAGGGTTTCGGTCTCCACAGCGGGAGGCTCGGCCACGATCTCCACCGGCCGTCCGTCGTCGGCCCGGACAACGGACGGGTGCCCGGCGAGAGCCTTCAGAACCTTGGCCTGGTCGAACTCGAACCACCGCTTGTAATACCATCCCTCGTAACCGCTCGTCTCCCTGACCGCCCCGGCGGCGGCCGTATCCTGGCGGGTCATCCAGTCCTCCCGGACGAGGTCGTTCCGAAGCCGTTTCAGGGCCACGGGCCGTCCCTTGCTCCAGTTTCCCGAGGGCTGCAGGACCTGCTCCAGGGGAGTGAAGGTGACGGACCGGATGATTCCTCCGTCGTCGCTCTCCCAGTCGGCTTCCCACAGCAGCCTCCTGGCCCGCTTCTCCTCGTTCCCTCCGGTCTCTCCGAGGGCCGACAGGGCTGAGAGGGCCAGCATCCAGTTTTCCCGGCGGGGGAGAATTTCGTGGAGGGGGAGATCCCTGGCGACAGGATTCTCCACCGGGAGGCCGAGAATCTCCCCGAGCTCCGTGACGAGGAGGTGCAGCCCTCCGTTTTCGAGAAGGCCGTCCAGGGCCTTTTCGAAAAGAGATCGGTATTCGTCCAGTCTTTCGGGGGCGCTCCAGGTGACGCAAAGGGCTACGAAAAAGAGGAAGGAAGGAGAATAGCCCTGCTTTTCCAGCACCTTTGGGGAATAGACGGAGAAGAAGGAGCCGCTTCCCTTTCCGGCCCTGTAGTCGGCGAGAAATCGGAAGAGGGCGTACAGCGGGGCGTAAGAGCTCTGTTCCACTCCGGCGGAGAACAGGGAGGATGCCTTCTTGAACTCCCCCCCGGCAAGGAGGAGCAGGGGGTGGAACACTCCTGAAAAGGGCGCGTAACAGATTTTTCGGGAACGCTGTTCCTTCCGGAGGCGCTTCAGCCCCTGCTCAAAAAGGTCCAGGGCCTCTGCCCGCCGTCCGCCGAGGAAGGCGAGGATTCCCCGGACGGAGAAAACCTCCGGGGAGAGGATATCCCCGGAGACCATCTCTGCTGCCGCATCAAGTTTCCCGCTCAGGTACGCCGTCTCGGCCGCCCGGATGCGCAGTTCGTCCCCGGAAAGGCCCCGGCCGTTCTGTTCGGTCACCGGCGCGGTCTCCTTTTAAAACGGCCTGTAGAGGGGGGCGATGCGGAAACAGGCGAGCATGGCTTCCTTCATGCTCACCGGATTGGCGATACCCTGCCAGGCGATGTCGAAGGCAGTGCCGTGATCTACCGAAGTCCGGATGAAGGGGAGCCCGAAAGTGACGCTTACCGTCCGGTAGAAATCATAGGTCTTGGAGGCGATGTGCCCCTGGTCGTGGTAGAGGGAGACCACCACGTCGTATTTTCCCTGGAGACCGAAGTAGAACACGCTGTCCGCCGGGACGGGACCCACCACGTTGATGCCCCGTTTCCGGGCTTCCTCCACGGCCGGCACGAGGTACCGGGCCTCCTCGTCGCCGAAGAGCCCGCCGTCGGAGGCGTGGGGGTTCAGGGCGGCCAGGGCGATGGTACCGGCGGGAAGGCCTATGGAGGCCAGGCATTTCGCCGCCGTTTCAATGGAATGGATCACGCCGTCCGTGGTCAGCCCATCGATGGCCTGTTTCAGCGAGAGGTGCCGGCTGTGGAAGAGGATGCGGAGCTTGTCCACCATGAACATGGTGTAGCTTTTCGTCACTCCGGACATTTCGGCGAGCA from the Aminivibrio sp. genome contains:
- a CDS encoding DEAD/DEAH box helicase, producing MTEQNGRGLSGDELRIRAAETAYLSGKLDAAAEMVSGDILSPEVFSVRGILAFLGGRRAEALDLFEQGLKRLRKEQRSRKICYAPFSGVFHPLLLLAGGEFKKASSLFSAGVEQSSYAPLYALFRFLADYRAGKGSGSFFSVYSPKVLEKQGYSPSFLFFVALCVTWSAPERLDEYRSLFEKALDGLLENGGLHLLVTELGEILGLPVENPVARDLPLHEILPRRENWMLALSALSALGETGGNEEKRARRLLWEADWESDDGGIIRSVTFTPLEQVLQPSGNWSKGRPVALKRLRNDLVREDWMTRQDTAAAGAVRETSGYEGWYYKRWFEFDQAKVLKALAGHPSVVRADDGRPVEIVAEPPAVETETLPSGVLLRMAPHPSEGPFQGLVAIEEGPERIRTVVFEEKHLEIARILGEKGIPVPTEGKTEVLRTLEALAPLVPVSSGLDGPGDLPGVPADERIFIQLAPGGDGFTAAFYVRPLGPGTPVSRPGVGGKAVFGLSGGKRLKTLRSLEEEIRRADEVRLLCPALGEGEQTDEYRWILDSPELCLDFLLQAGELGGRAVIEWPRGDRLTIRGKAGASSVRASVRSVKDWFALSGEIRVDEETVVSLREACRLVSGGGSRFLPLGNGEYLALTEELRRSLWDLEASGDWKGNDLRFSPLSAPLVERFASGAEDFSGDGEWHRRLALAAEAERLNPDLPAAFRGELRDYQADGFRWMLRLAAWGAGACLADDMGLGKTVQVLAALLSRASGGPALVVAPVSVCPNWAAEAARFAPSLRVKEYRNGDRKKLLENLEPYDVVTASYGLLQHDGALLESVRWHTVVLDEAQAIKNSGTKRSAAAMKLQGDFRVITTGTPVENNLGELWNLFRFLNPGLLGSLDGFTRRFAVPIEKYGNKGAAARLKKLVRPFLLRRTKDQVLSELPPKTEIVLRVEMTREERAVYEAVRREAAGKIESGGDGRDKRFVVLAELMRLRRACCSPSLVLPEKGGLPSSRLEAFGEILEELRAGGHRCLVFSQFVDHLSIIRGYLDGLGVSYAYLDGSTPSRERERQIASFQAGEKECFLISLRAGGTGLNLTAADYVIHMDPWWNPAVEDQASDRAHRIGQERPVTVYRIVAKDTVEEKIVDLHGIKRELAESLLEGAEGAARISLEEMAALIRDNRTGEE
- a CDS encoding FAD-linked oxidase C-terminal domain-containing protein, which gives rise to MTPANYSPVTERTVLDLTAIVGKSNVAVDMEKRIAYSYDEVPRFSWDREYIAEAVVFPETTEHVSAVLKYADRHRIPVTPRGAGTGLSGGAVPFAGGIVLSFEKMRRILELDKKNLTITVEPGVVTAEITKAARQEGLLYAGDPCSGDASFIGGNVAENAGGNKVVKYGTTGNSVLALEAVLPDGTVTWFGGKRRKDATGYDFAHLIVGSEGTLAVVTKIILKLLPLPGKVVDLLVPFPDVASAIDFAPRIQSEGKVIPSSIEFMDGKSIRLAERFLNTALPYDDAGAHLVIQLEGNDPNVLADDMERIGDLCLAHGALEVFVADNKTTSDKLWKARKCLAEAIMAFYPKYSLEDLVVPTSEIPKLMTETTRLCEKYSIEEANFGHVGDGNMHVNLLFPEERPDWHHIIDALLDELYDFTASIGGTLSGEHGIGLKRQKYMCRVMDDAQMELIRRVKLAFDPNEILNPGKMISCPGRGE
- the pdxA gene encoding 4-hydroxythreonine-4-phosphate dehydrogenase PdxA — protein: MKPTVIAVPMGDPAGVGPEIALRAIADPDVWKEGVPLLIGDLTVLKAVSEKLSLPATLRKVNEPSGISGSPDELPVMDLGMIPDLGALPAGKVSALAGKASVAYIRKAVELCMSGAAAGVATTPINKEALKAAKEPYIGHTEMLAEMSGVTKSYTMFMVDKLRILFHSRHLSLKQAIDGLTTDGVIHSIETAAKCLASIGLPAGTIALAALNPHASDGGLFGDEEARYLVPAVEEARKRGINVVGPVPADSVFYFGLQGKYDVVVSLYHDQGHIASKTYDFYRTVSVTFGLPFIRTSVDHGTAFDIAWQGIANPVSMKEAMLACFRIAPLYRPF
- a CDS encoding electron transfer flavoprotein subunit alpha/FixB family protein; this encodes MTEKQFFVLGEVRDGHIHSVTFELTGKAGDLADTCGGTVTTVLLSGGLADDPEALLRGGADRVMTVEHPSLSMFNQEAEVKVLAHLLRQEAPDVVLAPATTSGRTTMPALAAELETGLTADCTGLEMDRETGLLLQTRPAIGGNVMATIKTPMRRPQMATVRPRTFRARDRSKAVSRGGVVRPEIPSELFGSRVVNLGFERAEDGGSNIQDLDVVVSGGKGLKRPESFRMLEELAALLGGGVGASRPAVDAKWMGYPHQVGLSGKVVAPKVYIAAGISGAVQHLAGMQTAGYVVAVNRDPDASIFRVADLGLCGDLFDILPRLTERIRKEVGAE
- a CDS encoding electron transfer flavoprotein subunit beta/FixA family protein, yielding MKIAVLIKQVPDSDDVRMDPETGTMVREGMGAIVNPLDLNALQAALDLRSSAGGEVTVFTMGPPRADEALRECLSMGADRGVLLTDRAFAGSDTWATAKVLAAAVKKAGPFDLVLAGEKATDGETGQVGPETAALLGIPFSTYVSAVSLAGGGVEVARTVEEGIQRQYLPFPCLLTVLHALNEPSMPTLAGKKRARRTEIPLEGIASIGLSPEETGLGGSATRVVKISYPTISRTTEMFDEKRIDEGIERLVAVLRDMAVI